A genome region from Sulfitobacter pacificus includes the following:
- a CDS encoding DUF736 domain-containing protein gives MTTNCIKFTSADIETAKGVGSISTLTFDLDITVEPVASSNPMAPTHRVLGRSPRGKLVECGGIWKKQNKETGADYYTLTIRDHGFNANLGKAANQDDLSLQAVIPWGPKDAA, from the coding sequence ATGACCACGAACTGCATCAAATTCACCAGCGCCGACATCGAAACCGCCAAGGGCGTCGGCTCCATCTCGACCCTGACCTTCGACCTCGACATCACGGTCGAACCCGTCGCGAGCTCGAACCCGATGGCCCCCACGCACCGCGTCCTCGGCCGCTCCCCGCGCGGCAAGTTGGTCGAGTGCGGCGGCATCTGGAAGAAGCAGAACAAGGAGACCGGCGCTGACTACTACACGCTGACCATCCGCGACCACGGCTTCAACGCCAACCTCGGCAAGGCCGCGAACCAGGACGATCTGTCCCTGCAGGCCGTCATCCCCTGGGGTCCCAAAGACGCCGCGTGA
- a CDS encoding ParB N-terminal domain-containing protein, whose protein sequence is MKRSIPRSLVSKATSPDTSKERTPGPEGRAETGDAVSTPFKGAGSAWKSGALAQSQAAVERSRAELCSDILNGRHEISLSPDQISDPMGTDRRQDWMSQEAFRSLVNSIASNGQDTPILVWPEDPDWEPDPLEPSNVTGVPFVMLTGRRRLAAASELGLPLRAILASPEARNAENSKFEMLFLRFRENEERENLSPFERLVSIGEMYETLASGADKLTAVAFAKKIGVHESLVSRARSVFAAQDQILNAFKNVYDMSFRDLQGALASLERVNKPKLKPKAKPRKLTVKRKVGNRNLSATSVDGNLSIKVAGVPIDQERLEKLGDLVADYLSAEGSGKETD, encoded by the coding sequence ATGAAACGCAGTATTCCAAGGTCGCTGGTCAGCAAGGCTACTAGTCCCGACACATCCAAGGAGCGCACGCCCGGTCCCGAAGGCCGGGCAGAAACGGGCGACGCTGTTTCTACTCCTTTCAAGGGGGCCGGCAGTGCTTGGAAATCAGGGGCGCTTGCGCAATCGCAAGCCGCTGTGGAGCGAAGCAGAGCTGAGCTTTGTTCGGATATCTTAAACGGCCGCCACGAAATAAGCCTGTCGCCAGACCAGATATCAGATCCGATGGGGACAGACCGCCGTCAAGACTGGATGTCCCAGGAAGCATTCAGGTCTCTGGTAAACAGCATTGCCTCGAACGGGCAGGACACACCCATTCTGGTGTGGCCCGAGGATCCGGATTGGGAGCCGGATCCGTTGGAGCCGTCGAACGTCACTGGTGTTCCATTTGTCATGCTTACAGGACGCCGCCGACTGGCGGCCGCGTCGGAGTTGGGTTTACCTCTTCGTGCAATCCTCGCTTCGCCGGAAGCGCGAAACGCCGAGAACAGCAAGTTTGAGATGTTGTTTCTGCGGTTCCGCGAGAATGAGGAGCGCGAGAATCTTAGCCCATTTGAGCGTTTGGTTTCGATTGGTGAAATGTATGAAACGTTGGCTTCTGGGGCAGACAAGCTGACAGCTGTGGCCTTCGCAAAGAAAATTGGCGTGCATGAGAGCCTAGTCTCACGAGCGAGGTCTGTTTTCGCTGCGCAGGATCAGATCTTGAACGCGTTCAAGAATGTCTACGACATGAGCTTTCGTGATTTGCAGGGAGCCTTAGCGAGCTTGGAGAGGGTGAACAAACCCAAGCTCAAACCGAAGGCAAAGCCCAGAAAGCTCACGGTCAAACGCAAGGTGGGCAACCGAAATCTTTCGGCGACTTCAGTCGATGGAAACCTATCCATCAAGGTTGCAGGTGTGCCGATAGACCAAGAGCGTCTCGAGAAGCTCGGAGATTTAGTCGCCGACTACTTGAGCGCCGAAGGTTCGGGGAAGGAAACCGACTGA
- a CDS encoding ATP-binding protein — translation MYKRKTQQFVQSSLESQAAVVLLGPRQVGKTTLALDIASERPSVYLDLEREADRQILTEPDLYLDEQAGKLVILDEVQQMPDLFRTLRGQIDQRRRAGFRTGQFLLLGSASNILLHQTAESLAGRVRYVEMPPLQPDEVGADQLNLLWLRGGFPDSFQAASDRASMDWRLDFLRTYLERDIPALGPRIPAATLRRFWTMLAHVQGGLLNAAALAEGLGVSGQTVGRYLDLLVDLMLVRRLQPWHENVGKRLVKSPKVYVRDSGIVHALLGIGTTEGLLGHPVVGGSWEGFCIEALLAAAPLGTEPFFYRTSAGAELDLVLRLPSGDIWAVEIKRTTAPKVSRGFHTGAEDIGANRKLLVYAGEHEVPVAKDIRALPLAHAIELLSAL, via the coding sequence ATGTACAAACGCAAGACCCAACAATTCGTTCAGTCTTCCTTGGAGAGCCAAGCGGCTGTGGTCCTTCTCGGCCCCCGACAGGTCGGAAAGACAACACTTGCACTCGACATCGCATCAGAGCGCCCATCTGTCTATCTCGACCTTGAGCGTGAGGCGGACAGGCAAATCCTGACTGAACCAGATCTCTATCTGGACGAACAGGCGGGCAAACTCGTCATCCTCGACGAGGTGCAGCAGATGCCTGACCTCTTCAGAACCTTGCGCGGCCAGATCGATCAGCGTCGGCGGGCCGGGTTTCGGACGGGACAGTTCCTGCTATTGGGATCGGCTTCCAATATCCTCTTGCACCAAACGGCGGAATCCCTCGCCGGTCGTGTTCGATATGTTGAAATGCCCCCCTTGCAGCCTGACGAGGTGGGGGCCGATCAGTTGAACTTGCTCTGGCTGCGCGGCGGCTTTCCCGACAGCTTTCAGGCCGCGAGCGATCGGGCAAGTATGGACTGGCGTCTGGATTTCCTGCGCACCTATCTGGAGCGAGACATCCCTGCCCTCGGACCTCGGATTCCGGCAGCGACCTTGCGGCGGTTCTGGACGATGCTTGCGCATGTCCAGGGCGGCCTTCTGAACGCCGCGGCCCTTGCCGAGGGATTGGGCGTGTCCGGCCAGACCGTTGGGCGCTACCTCGATCTGCTCGTCGATCTCATGCTGGTGAGACGCCTGCAGCCCTGGCACGAGAATGTCGGCAAGCGTCTGGTGAAATCGCCAAAGGTCTATGTGAGAGACAGCGGCATCGTGCATGCGCTGTTGGGCATCGGCACGACAGAAGGCTTGCTCGGGCACCCGGTCGTCGGTGGCAGTTGGGAGGGGTTCTGTATCGAGGCGCTTCTTGCTGCCGCCCCTTTAGGCACCGAACCTTTCTTCTATCGCACTTCGGCCGGTGCTGAACTCGACTTGGTTTTGCGTTTGCCAAGCGGCGACATCTGGGCTGTTGAGATCAAACGGACGACTGCACCAAAGGTTTCGAGAGGATTTCACACAGGGGCCGAGGACATTGGAGCCAACCGAAAGCTCCTGGTCTATGCCGGTGAGCATGAGGTCCCCGTCGCGAAGGACATTCGAGCGTTACCACTGGCACATGCAATCGAGTTGTTGAGCGCGCTATGA
- a CDS encoding helix-turn-helix domain-containing protein, whose protein sequence is MSAFKSVSKGLEEALAFANGDLADAKVHEVSVAEVDVAEVRQRTGLSQAEFAKSIGVAKGTLLNWEHGRRHPTGPAQVLLALIAKKPSVVQDLLRGA, encoded by the coding sequence ATGAGTGCATTCAAATCTGTATCCAAGGGCCTCGAAGAGGCTCTGGCCTTCGCGAATGGCGATTTGGCCGACGCCAAAGTGCATGAAGTGTCCGTGGCGGAGGTCGATGTCGCCGAAGTCCGGCAACGGACGGGCCTGTCCCAGGCCGAGTTCGCCAAGAGCATTGGCGTCGCGAAAGGTACGCTCCTGAACTGGGAACACGGGCGCCGGCACCCGACAGGCCCAGCACAGGTTCTGCTGGCATTGATCGCCAAGAAGCCTTCCGTCGTACAGGACCTCTTGCGCGGGGCGTGA
- a CDS encoding ParA family protein, which yields MSGSLEQFLTDLSRGLERTMVAVNKELTLRQRIKRTWSMRQCARFMNVSIQYLTKFANSSDDFPAGEYVGRERVFTLSELMHMRALLAASAKRPYDYLAWRKPDAPLPVISFASQKGGTAKSLSAAHFAQYLSLHYGMRVGVMDADPQSTITLYFVGGEGLPQMPDENTASMVDFAGLFQSEDAPYTDHDAQTLDSFFLKTSWPGLRLLPAHGETSEGEIQIARLVREAPAGKSFYRYLRDALDRWKAGHPPKTLPNELVVEGKVDQQRLNAALTETLDVIIIDYQPALTLFQLNNVIASTSLVIPQTMKGFDIATLSTFVTGLLGMLQHILAHERIEIGTGANMLLPTIVQRSNAQDLNHIGNLLEHCPTEILPVFYLRSDAISNASDVYQSVYEYEPDTPGKRKGINRFITNADAVNDAIVSRLWPGFERGYANTWMDEFYEDDGEGEA from the coding sequence ATGAGCGGTAGTCTAGAACAGTTTTTGACGGACCTGTCACGTGGGCTTGAGCGCACGATGGTGGCAGTGAACAAGGAACTCACCTTGCGTCAGCGCATCAAGCGCACGTGGTCAATGCGCCAGTGCGCAAGGTTTATGAACGTCAGTATTCAGTATCTAACCAAGTTCGCCAATTCGAGCGACGACTTTCCCGCGGGCGAATATGTTGGAAGAGAGCGTGTTTTCACGCTTTCCGAATTGATGCACATGCGGGCCCTTCTGGCGGCCTCGGCAAAGCGGCCCTACGACTACCTAGCCTGGCGCAAACCCGACGCCCCCTTACCCGTCATCTCGTTTGCCAGCCAGAAAGGGGGCACGGCTAAGAGCCTGAGCGCCGCGCATTTTGCGCAGTATCTCAGCTTGCATTACGGCATGCGCGTTGGTGTCATGGATGCAGACCCGCAAAGCACGATAACGCTCTACTTTGTCGGGGGTGAAGGTCTTCCCCAGATGCCCGACGAAAACACCGCCTCCATGGTGGACTTTGCCGGCCTCTTCCAGTCGGAAGATGCGCCATACACTGATCACGATGCGCAGACGCTCGACAGCTTCTTTCTAAAGACCTCCTGGCCGGGGCTGCGTCTGCTGCCGGCACATGGCGAAACGTCTGAGGGAGAGATCCAGATTGCGCGCCTTGTGCGAGAGGCCCCCGCCGGAAAGAGCTTCTATCGCTACCTGCGCGATGCCCTTGATCGCTGGAAAGCGGGCCACCCGCCAAAAACGCTGCCCAACGAATTGGTAGTCGAGGGCAAGGTCGATCAGCAGCGACTGAACGCTGCGCTGACCGAGACCCTCGATGTCATCATCATCGACTATCAGCCTGCGTTGACACTTTTCCAGCTGAATAACGTGATTGCGTCGACTTCGCTGGTCATCCCGCAAACCATGAAGGGGTTTGACATCGCAACGCTGTCGACCTTTGTGACCGGCCTGCTGGGGATGCTTCAGCATATTCTGGCCCATGAACGGATCGAAATAGGAACTGGTGCCAACATGCTGTTGCCGACGATCGTCCAACGATCCAATGCGCAGGATCTAAACCACATCGGAAACCTGCTGGAACACTGCCCCACGGAAATTCTGCCGGTGTTTTATCTGCGTTCCGACGCAATCTCGAATGCGTCGGACGTCTATCAATCCGTATACGAATATGAGCCGGACACGCCGGGAAAACGCAAGGGGATCAACCGGTTCATCACGAATGCCGATGCGGTTAACGACGCCATAGTATCGCGACTCTGGCCGGGCTTCGAACGCGGTTATGCCAATACATGGATGGACGAGTTCTATGAAGATGACGGCGAGGGTGAAGCATGA